A single window of Leishmania panamensis strain MHOM/PA/94/PSC-1 chromosome 35 sequence DNA harbors:
- a CDS encoding hypothetical protein (TriTrypDB/GeneDB-style sysID: LpmP.35.2000) — protein sequence MASTSVPAMDFSCAICLDIATEPVVTRCGHLFCWECLDHWLHSAAGAPECPVCKGRVDERMSGDIIPLYGKGRQPAAKAGSDQGTTSAPATTATSSTSANKSATSVADPAQRAFFSRPSAYSFAPARNARNAAQGSSQHHQEPEQQQHHPRPSADRAPPHPRPQQRHQFQNVHINRGSMPLTMGSGIFFFSGGTGVLFSILIVAIWTLYHYAPWREWAQMSARWFNRLRGHPEPANTSQAEHEAAADRPNQARTQPAATHSASAVPLAEDPNDNASPPPIVRHLIISLFLVFISIQLVAYM from the coding sequence ATGGCGTCTACTAGCGTTCCTGCGATGGACTTTTCGTGTGCCATCTGCCTCGACATCGCCACAGAGCCTGTCGTCACCCGCTGCGGCCACCTCTTCTGCTGGGAATGCCTCGACCACTGGCTGCACAGCGCGGCTGGCGCGCCAGAATGTCCAGTTTGCAAAGGCCGCGTCGATGAGCGGATGAGTGGCGACATCATTCCCTTGTACGGTAAGGGCCGACAGCCAGCAGCAAAGGCGGGCAGTGACCAGGgcaccacctccgcaccagcgacgacggcgacatcCTCGACATCCGCCAATAAGAGTGCTACGTCCGTTGCTGACCCGGCACAGAGGGCATTTTTTAGCCGCCCTAGTGCTTACAGTTTTGCCCCCGCTCGAAACGCACGCAATGCGGCGCAGGGGTCCTCACAACACCATCAAGAGccagagcaacagcagcaccacccgcGCCCAAGTGCTGATCGTGCGCCGCCTCACCCccgcccgcagcagcgtcaccagTTTCAGAATGTCCATATAAATCGCGGTAGCATGCCGCTGACCATGGGCAGTGGCATCTTCTTTTTCAGTGGTGGTACAGGGGTGCTCTTCTCTATTCTCATTGTGGCGATATGGACCCTGTACCACTACGCGCCGTGGCGCGAGTGGGCACAGATGTCGGCACGCTGGTTCAATCGCCTGCGTGGCCACCCGGAGCCGGCGAACACGAGTCAGGCAGAGCatgaggcggcagcggacaGGCCGAACCAGGCACGGACGCAACCAGCCGCCACGCACTCAGCTTCCGCAGTTCCTTTGGCGGAGGACCCTAACGACAATgcttcaccgccaccgatCGTGCGCCATTTGATCATCAGCCTCTTTCTCGTCTTCATTTCGATTCAGCTTGTGGCGTACATGTAG